In a genomic window of Passer domesticus isolate bPasDom1 chromosome 3, bPasDom1.hap1, whole genome shotgun sequence:
- the LOC135296168 gene encoding glutathione S-transferase 3 isoform X1 — protein sequence MSTKPKLYYFNGRGKMESVRWLLAAAGVEFEEEFLETREQYEKLLQGGSLLFQQVPMVEIDGMRMVQTRAILSYIAGKYNLYGKDLKERALIDMYVGGTEDLMGFILMFPFLSAEDKEKQRALIVQKATSRYFPVYEKVLKDHGQDFLVGNNFSWADVHLLEAILMVEEKKSDVLSGFPQLQAFKARISNIPAIKKFLEPGSQRKPVPDDKYVETVRRVLRMYYDVKAN from the exons ATgtccacaaaaccaaaactttaCTACTTTAATGGAAGAGGCAAGATGGAATCAGTTCGTTGGTTGTTGGCTGCAGCTGGGGTCGAG tttgaagaagAGTTTTTGGAAACCCGAGAGCAGTATGAGAAACTCCTGCAAG GTGGATCCCTGCTGTTTCAGCAGGTGCCCATGGTGGAGATTGATGGGATGAGGATGGTGCAGACCAGAGCCATCCTCAGCTACATTGCAGGAAAGTACAACCTCTATGGGAAGGACCTGAAGGAGAGAGCCTT GATTGATATGTATGTTGGAGGAACTGAAGACCTTATGGGCTTCATTTTGATGTTCCCTTTCTTATCAGCAGAGGATAAAGAGAAACAACGTGCCTTAATAGTTCAAAAGGCGACAAGCAGGTATTTCCCGGTGTATGAAAAG GTTTTGAAAGACCATGGGCAGGACTTCCTTGTTGGCAACAATTTTAGCTGGGCAGATGTTCATCTTCTTGAAGCCATTTTAATGGTAGAAGAGAAGAAGTCAGATGTGCTCTCAGGCTTTCCTCAGTTACAG GCATTTAAAGCAAGGATAAGCAACATCCCTGCCATCAAGAAATTTCTTGAGCCGGGAAGCCAGAGGAAACCTGTTCCTGATGATAAATATGTAGAGACTGTCAGGAGAGTTCTCCGCATGTATTATGATGTAAAAGCAAATTAA
- the LOC135296168 gene encoding glutathione S-transferase 3 isoform X2, translating into MVEIDGMRMVQTRAILSYIAGKYNLYGKDLKERALIDMYVGGTEDLMGFILMFPFLSAEDKEKQRALIVQKATSRYFPVYEKVLKDHGQDFLVGNNFSWADVHLLEAILMVEEKKSDVLSGFPQLQAFKARISNIPAIKKFLEPGSQRKPVPDDKYVETVRRVLRMYYDVKAN; encoded by the exons ATGGTGGAGATTGATGGGATGAGGATGGTGCAGACCAGAGCCATCCTCAGCTACATTGCAGGAAAGTACAACCTCTATGGGAAGGACCTGAAGGAGAGAGCCTT GATTGATATGTATGTTGGAGGAACTGAAGACCTTATGGGCTTCATTTTGATGTTCCCTTTCTTATCAGCAGAGGATAAAGAGAAACAACGTGCCTTAATAGTTCAAAAGGCGACAAGCAGGTATTTCCCGGTGTATGAAAAG GTTTTGAAAGACCATGGGCAGGACTTCCTTGTTGGCAACAATTTTAGCTGGGCAGATGTTCATCTTCTTGAAGCCATTTTAATGGTAGAAGAGAAGAAGTCAGATGTGCTCTCAGGCTTTCCTCAGTTACAG GCATTTAAAGCAAGGATAAGCAACATCCCTGCCATCAAGAAATTTCTTGAGCCGGGAAGCCAGAGGAAACCTGTTCCTGATGATAAATATGTAGAGACTGTCAGGAGAGTTCTCCGCATGTATTATGATGTAAAAGCAAATTAA